The Bacteroidales bacterium genome window below encodes:
- the rplM gene encoding 50S ribosomal protein L13, translated as MDTLSYKTVSANKATVNKEWVIVDAQNEVVGRLCAKIAMVLRGKHKPSFTPHVDCGDNVIVINADKVRFTGNKWAEKEYVRHTGYPGGQRVITAEQLLRKNPIAVVEKSVKGMLPKNRLGAALFRNLHVYAGTEHPHEAQQPKAINLNSIK; from the coding sequence GTGGATACTTTAAGCTACAAAACAGTTTCGGCCAATAAAGCAACTGTTAATAAAGAATGGGTGATCGTAGATGCCCAGAATGAAGTAGTGGGTCGCTTATGTGCCAAAATAGCCATGGTGCTTAGGGGCAAACATAAACCCAGCTTCACGCCGCATGTTGATTGTGGCGATAATGTCATTGTGATCAATGCCGATAAGGTTCGTTTCACCGGAAACAAATGGGCGGAAAAAGAATATGTACGCCATACAGGATATCCGGGAGGACAACGTGTCATTACTGCAGAACAATTACTGCGTAAGAATCCTATAGCGGTAGTTGAAAAATCTGTCAAAGGAATGTTACCTAAAAACAGATTAGGAGCTGCCCTTTTCCGGAATCTTCATGTATATGCCGGAACCGAACATCCGCATGAAGCCCAACAACCTAAAGCTATCAACCTTAATTCTATCAAATAA